CGATGGCCCGAGAGATCGAGCGGAACTCGTCGAGGTTCTCGGGCGATTCGACGAACACCACGTCGGCGCCGGCCTCGGCATAGGCCCGCCCTCGTGCGATGGCCTCGTCGAGGCCGAGGCTGGTTCGTGCATCGGTGCGGGCGATTATCAGCAGGTCGGCGTTTCGCCTGGCGTCGAGGGCGACCTCGATCTTGGTCACCATGTCGCCGACCGGCACGACGGTGCGCCCGGCCGCATGGCCGCACTTCTTGGGAAACTCCTGGTCTTCCAGCTGGATGGCCGCCACGCCGGCATCTTCGTACCCCCGAACGGTGTGGTGCACGTTCAGCAGGCCACCGAAGCCGGTGTCGGCGTCGGCTATCACCGGAGCCTCGACACCCGCACAGATGCGGGCCACCCTGGCCACGATGTCGGTATAGGTGGCGATGCCCGCGTCGGGCACACCCAGATGCGACGCCGAGATGCC
Above is a genomic segment from Acidimicrobiales bacterium containing:
- a CDS encoding isocitrate lyase/PEP mutase family protein → MSDADDRRSWLADRVRAGELTVAPGVFDMISARIADRFGFDALYATGYGISASHLGVPDAGIATYTDIVARVARICAGVEAPVIADADTGFGGLLNVHHTVRGYEDAGVAAIQLEDQEFPKKCGHAAGRTVVPVGDMVTKIEVALDARRNADLLIIARTDARTSLGLDEAIARGRAYAEAGADVVFVESPENLDEFRSISRAIDAPLMANLVEGGFSPIVDREILADLGFAIVISPVTALLAAAAAMEHAYRHLHEHGTSANLNQPVLPISDMHELMGFGDVWSFDERWSQT